From Saccharothrix espanaensis DSM 44229, the proteins below share one genomic window:
- the nuoF gene encoding NADH-quinone oxidoreductase subunit NuoF gives MVDQLTPVLTKRWLSPRSWTLKTYEQLEGYTALRKALTAHPDQLIQQCKDSGLRGRGGAGFPTGLKWGFIPQGDGKPHYLVINADEGEPGTCKDIPLMMADPHSLIEGIIITSYAIRANFAAIYVRGEVLHCIRRLDAAVREAYAAGYLGKDILGSGFDLDLVVHAGAGAYICGEETALLDSLEGKRGQPRLKPPFPATAGLYASPTVVNNVETIASVPYIVNGGADWFRTMGRERSPGPKIYSLSGHVERPGQYEAPMGVTLRELLDLAGGMKDGIPLKFWTPGGSSTPLFTAEHLDVPLDFEGAAEAGSMLGTTALQIFNETVSVPWAVMKWTEFYKHESCGKCTPCREGTYWLVQILQRMNRNEGTAADIETLLDICDNILGRSFCALGDGAVSPITSGIKYFKDEFLALCEQNSPTNKEAAALAGASA, from the coding sequence ATGGTCGACCAACTGACTCCCGTCCTCACCAAGCGCTGGCTGTCGCCGCGCTCGTGGACGCTGAAGACCTACGAGCAGCTGGAGGGGTACACGGCGCTGCGCAAGGCGCTGACCGCCCACCCGGACCAGCTGATCCAGCAGTGCAAGGACTCCGGGCTGCGCGGTCGCGGTGGCGCGGGCTTCCCGACCGGCCTGAAGTGGGGCTTCATCCCGCAGGGCGACGGCAAGCCGCACTACCTGGTGATCAACGCCGACGAGGGCGAGCCGGGCACCTGCAAGGACATCCCGCTGATGATGGCGGACCCGCACTCGCTGATCGAGGGCATCATCATCACCTCGTACGCGATCCGGGCGAACTTCGCCGCGATCTACGTGCGCGGCGAGGTGCTGCACTGCATCCGGCGGCTCGACGCGGCCGTGCGGGAGGCCTACGCGGCGGGCTACCTGGGCAAGGACATCCTCGGCTCCGGGTTCGACCTCGACCTCGTCGTGCACGCCGGCGCGGGCGCGTACATCTGCGGCGAGGAGACGGCGCTGCTCGACTCGCTGGAGGGCAAGCGCGGCCAGCCCCGGCTCAAGCCCCCCTTCCCGGCGACCGCCGGTCTCTACGCCTCGCCCACCGTGGTGAACAACGTCGAGACGATCGCCTCGGTTCCCTACATCGTCAACGGCGGCGCGGACTGGTTCCGCACGATGGGCCGCGAGCGGTCGCCGGGCCCGAAGATCTACTCGCTGTCCGGCCACGTCGAGCGGCCCGGCCAGTACGAGGCCCCGATGGGCGTCACGCTGCGCGAGCTGCTGGACCTGGCGGGCGGCATGAAGGACGGCATCCCGCTGAAGTTCTGGACGCCGGGCGGCTCGTCCACCCCGCTGTTCACCGCCGAGCACCTCGACGTCCCGCTGGACTTCGAGGGTGCGGCGGAGGCCGGGTCGATGCTGGGCACCACGGCGCTGCAGATCTTCAACGAGACGGTGTCCGTGCCGTGGGCGGTCATGAAGTGGACCGAGTTCTACAAGCACGAGTCGTGCGGCAAGTGCACGCCGTGCCGCGAGGGCACCTACTGGCTGGTCCAGATCCTCCAGCGGATGAACCGCAACGAGGGCACCGCCGCCGACATCGAGACGCTGCTGGACATCTGCGACAACATCCTGGGCCGCTCGTTCTGCGCGCTCGGCGACGGCGCGGTCAGCCCGATCACCAGCGGCATCAAGTACTTCAAGGACGAGTTCCTGGCCCTGTGCGAGCAGAACTCACCCACGAACAAGGAAGCCGCGGCCCTGGCGGGAGCAAGCGCATGA
- the nuoE gene encoding NADH-quinone oxidoreductase subunit NuoE, protein MTQTQENPSQAAEVFGADTVARARDLIARYPQPRSALLPMLHLVQSVEGYVSQAGITFCADQLDLTNAEVSAVATFYTMYKRRPCGEHLVSVCTNTLCAALGGDAIYAKLREHLGTDGKPLGHEETAGEPGAPGSITLEHAECLAACDLAPVLQVNYEFYDNQTPEQALELVKSLQAGQKPDPTRGAPLTDFRQAELQLAGFFEGREADLDGPSAAPETVRGAALAADRGWTAPAMPENAEFPALPEKK, encoded by the coding sequence ATGACGCAGACCCAGGAAAACCCGAGCCAGGCCGCCGAGGTGTTCGGCGCGGACACGGTGGCCCGCGCGCGCGACCTGATCGCGCGGTACCCGCAGCCCCGGTCGGCGCTGCTGCCGATGCTGCACCTGGTGCAGTCGGTGGAGGGCTACGTCAGCCAGGCGGGCATCACGTTCTGCGCCGACCAGCTCGACCTGACCAACGCCGAGGTCAGCGCGGTCGCGACGTTCTACACCATGTACAAGCGCCGCCCGTGCGGCGAGCACCTGGTGAGCGTCTGCACGAACACGCTGTGCGCCGCGCTGGGCGGTGACGCCATCTACGCGAAGCTGCGCGAGCACCTGGGCACCGACGGCAAGCCGCTGGGCCACGAGGAGACCGCCGGCGAGCCGGGCGCGCCGGGGTCGATCACCCTGGAGCACGCCGAGTGCCTGGCGGCCTGCGACCTGGCCCCGGTGCTCCAGGTGAACTACGAGTTCTACGACAACCAGACCCCGGAGCAGGCGCTGGAGCTGGTGAAGTCGTTGCAGGCCGGGCAGAAGCCCGACCCGACGCGCGGCGCGCCGCTGACCGACTTCCGGCAGGCGGAGCTGCAGCTGGCGGGCTTCTTCGAGGGCCGGGAGGCGGACCTCGACGGCCCGTCGGCCGCGCCCGAGACGGTGCGCGGCGCGGCGCTGGCCGCGGACCGGGGCTGGACCGCGCCGGCGATGCCGGAGAACGCCGAGTTCCCCGCCCTGCCGGAAAAGAAGTAG
- a CDS encoding NADH-quinone oxidoreductase subunit D has protein sequence MTERLSDVTTGTDTSPAGRDSVPRTDPRETSDPYADSRRTTEGTVYTVTGGDWDEVLADAAGDERIVMNLGPQHPSTHGVLRLVLELEGETVTQARSVIGYLHTGIEKNLEYRNWTQGVTFVTRMDYLAPLHNEAAYCLAVEKLLGVTVPERAQTIRVLLMELNRISSHLVALATGGMELGALTGMTAGFREREEVLHLLEFLTGLRMNHAFIRPGGLAQDLPVDAPQKIRDFIKVMDSRLPDYDKLLTGQPIWRNRLEGVGYLPVDACLALGITGPILRSAGLPWDLRKIEPYSGYENYRFDVPTANEADSFARYRLRVEEIHQSLKIVRQAVDRLEPGPVMVQDAKIAWPAQLTIGADGMGNSLEHVRKIMGQSMESLIHHFKLVTEGFQVPAGQVYVPIESPRGELGYHVVSDGGTRPMRVHVREPSFVNLQSMPAMCEGGMVADVIASVASIDPVMGGCDR, from the coding sequence ATGACCGAACGGCTTTCCGACGTCACGACCGGCACCGACACGTCCCCGGCCGGCCGCGACAGCGTCCCGCGCACGGACCCGCGCGAGACGTCCGACCCGTACGCCGACTCCCGCCGGACGACCGAGGGCACCGTCTACACGGTGACCGGCGGCGACTGGGACGAGGTGCTGGCCGACGCGGCCGGTGACGAGCGCATCGTCATGAACCTGGGCCCGCAGCACCCGTCGACGCACGGCGTGCTGCGCCTGGTGCTGGAGCTGGAGGGCGAGACCGTCACCCAGGCCCGCAGCGTCATCGGCTACCTGCACACCGGGATCGAGAAGAACCTGGAGTACCGGAACTGGACCCAGGGCGTCACGTTCGTGACGCGGATGGACTACCTGGCGCCGCTGCACAACGAGGCCGCGTACTGCCTCGCGGTGGAGAAGCTGCTCGGCGTCACGGTCCCGGAGCGCGCGCAGACGATCCGCGTGCTGCTCATGGAGCTCAACCGGATCAGCTCGCACCTGGTCGCCCTGGCGACCGGCGGCATGGAGCTGGGCGCGCTGACCGGCATGACCGCGGGCTTCCGCGAGCGCGAGGAGGTCCTGCACCTGCTGGAGTTCCTGACCGGGCTGCGGATGAACCACGCGTTCATCCGGCCCGGCGGCCTGGCGCAGGACCTGCCGGTCGACGCGCCGCAGAAGATCCGGGACTTCATCAAGGTGATGGACTCGCGGCTGCCGGACTACGACAAGCTGCTGACCGGCCAGCCGATCTGGCGCAACCGGTTGGAGGGCGTCGGCTACCTGCCGGTGGACGCCTGCCTGGCGCTGGGCATCACCGGCCCGATCCTGCGCTCCGCGGGCCTGCCCTGGGACCTGCGCAAGATCGAGCCGTACTCGGGCTACGAGAACTACCGGTTCGACGTGCCGACGGCGAACGAGGCCGACTCGTTCGCCCGCTACCGGCTGCGGGTCGAGGAGATCCACCAGTCGCTCAAGATCGTCCGGCAGGCGGTGGACCGGCTGGAGCCGGGCCCGGTCATGGTGCAGGACGCCAAGATCGCGTGGCCCGCGCAGCTCACCATCGGCGCGGACGGCATGGGCAACTCGCTGGAGCACGTCCGCAAGATCATGGGCCAGTCCATGGAGTCGCTCATCCACCACTTCAAGCTGGTGACCGAGGGCTTCCAGGTGCCGGCCGGCCAGGTGTACGTGCCGATCGAGTCGCCGCGCGGCGAGCTGGGCTACCACGTGGTCTCCGACGGCGGCACCCGGCCGATGCGCGTGCACGTGCGCGAACCCAGCTTCGTGAACCTCCAGTCGATGCCCGCGATGTGCGAGGGCGGCATGGTCGCCGACGTCATCGCGTCGGTGGCCTCTATCGACCCGGTGATGGGTGGTTGTGACCGATGA
- a CDS encoding NADH-quinone oxidoreductase subunit C produces the protein MADDKREVEKTPGADNPSPGNGALSSASMSEAEHEEHEARGGVVAGKARKGMFGTSGSGDTSGFGGLRLPAHVAAPSERPFGGWFDEVADELLAALHEKDLPADTVQQITVDRGEITFYLRREHLVEVARVLRDDPALRFELCSSVSGVDYGEAAAQRLHSVYHLTSMTYRRRIRLEVAVDVEDAHVPSVVSVYPTADWQERETWDMFGIVYDGHPGLTRILMPDDWDGHPQRKDYPLGGIPVEYKGAEIPPPDQRRSYS, from the coding sequence ATGGCTGACGACAAGCGCGAGGTCGAGAAGACCCCCGGCGCGGACAACCCCTCCCCCGGCAACGGGGCGTTGAGCTCGGCGAGCATGAGCGAGGCCGAGCACGAGGAGCACGAGGCACGCGGCGGGGTCGTCGCGGGCAAGGCCCGCAAGGGCATGTTCGGCACGTCCGGCTCCGGCGACACGTCGGGCTTCGGCGGCCTGCGGCTGCCCGCGCACGTGGCCGCGCCCAGCGAGCGCCCGTTCGGCGGTTGGTTCGACGAGGTCGCCGACGAGCTGCTGGCCGCGCTGCACGAGAAGGACCTGCCCGCCGACACCGTGCAGCAGATCACCGTGGACCGCGGCGAGATCACGTTCTACCTGCGCCGCGAGCACCTGGTGGAGGTGGCCCGGGTGCTGCGCGACGACCCGGCGCTGCGCTTCGAGCTGTGCAGCTCGGTGTCCGGTGTGGACTACGGCGAGGCCGCCGCGCAGCGCCTGCACTCGGTCTACCACCTGACCTCGATGACCTACCGCCGGCGGATCCGCCTGGAGGTCGCGGTCGACGTCGAGGACGCGCACGTGCCCAGCGTGGTCTCGGTGTACCCGACCGCGGACTGGCAGGAGCGCGAGACCTGGGACATGTTCGGGATCGTCTACGACGGACACCCCGGCCTGACCCGGATCCTCATGCCGGACGACTGGGACGGCCACCCGCAGCGCAAGGACTACCCGCTCGGCGGCATCCCGGTGGAGTACAAGGGCGCGGAGATCCCCCCGCCAGACCAGAGGCGGTCCTACTCATGA
- a CDS encoding NADH-quinone oxidoreductase subunit A encodes MLDPYLPLVLMFALAGAFALFSVTAAPYIGPRRYNRAKLDAYECGIEPSPQPVVGGGRMPVAYYLTAMLFILFDIEMVFLYPFAVSADRLGLFGLVEIALFVATVGFAYAYVWRRGGLDWN; translated from the coding sequence GTGCTGGACCCTTACCTCCCCCTCGTATTGATGTTCGCCCTCGCCGGCGCCTTCGCCCTGTTCTCCGTGACGGCCGCGCCGTACATCGGCCCCCGCCGCTACAACCGGGCGAAGCTCGACGCCTACGAGTGCGGCATCGAGCCGTCACCGCAGCCCGTGGTGGGCGGTGGCCGGATGCCGGTCGCCTACTACCTCACGGCGATGCTGTTCATCCTGTTCGACATCGAAATGGTGTTCCTCTACCCGTTCGCGGTCTCCGCGGACCGGCTGGGCCTGTTCGGCCTGGTGGAGATCGCACTGTTCGTCGCGACGGTCGGCTTCGCGTACGCCTACGTGTGGCGGCGCGGCGGCCTCGACTGGAACTGA
- a CDS encoding geranylgeranyl reductase family protein: MTTPSRRKAGEDAEVIVVGAGPAGSTAATYLARAGLDVLLLEKSKFPREKVCGDGLTPRGVKQLVDLGIDTREEAGWLHNRGLRVVGGGVTLELDWPDLATFPPYGVVRPRQDFDEMLARTAQQAGARLFEQTTVTGAITERGRVVGVTAKTGPDKREVTYRAPIVIGCDGVSARLALSVGIQKDDGKPMGVAVRRYYASPRTKDDYLESHLELWDRENDVLLPGYGWIFGMGDGTVNVGLGILSTSKAYGTTDYRALLKSWLDGTPEEWGFREENATGKIGGAALPMGLNRKPHYRDGLLLVGDAGGMVNPFNGEGIGYAMESARIAAECVVQALARTGPSRERALHGYPVRIEQALGSYFRMGNLFSRLIGHPTIMRTATKYGLPRKTLMKLVLKLLAGLYDPKDGDSFDRIITAATKLTPTA; this comes from the coding sequence ATGACGACTCCCAGCCGCCGCAAGGCAGGCGAGGACGCCGAGGTGATCGTGGTCGGCGCGGGTCCGGCGGGCTCGACCGCGGCCACGTACCTGGCCCGCGCAGGCCTGGACGTGCTGCTGCTGGAGAAGTCCAAGTTCCCCCGCGAGAAGGTCTGCGGTGACGGGCTGACGCCGCGCGGCGTCAAGCAGCTGGTCGACCTCGGCATCGACACCCGCGAGGAGGCCGGCTGGCTGCACAACCGCGGGCTGCGGGTCGTCGGCGGGGGTGTCACGCTCGAACTGGACTGGCCGGACCTGGCGACGTTCCCGCCCTACGGCGTGGTCCGCCCGCGCCAGGACTTCGACGAGATGCTCGCCAGGACCGCCCAGCAGGCGGGTGCGCGGCTGTTCGAGCAGACCACCGTCACCGGCGCGATCACCGAGCGCGGCCGGGTCGTCGGCGTCACCGCCAAGACCGGGCCGGACAAGCGCGAGGTCACCTACCGGGCCCCGATCGTGATCGGCTGCGACGGGGTGTCCGCGCGGCTCGCGCTCAGCGTCGGCATCCAGAAGGACGACGGCAAGCCGATGGGCGTGGCGGTCCGCCGCTACTACGCCAGCCCGCGCACCAAGGACGACTACCTGGAGTCGCACCTGGAGCTGTGGGACCGCGAGAACGACGTCCTGCTGCCCGGCTACGGCTGGATCTTCGGCATGGGCGACGGCACGGTGAACGTCGGCCTGGGCATCCTGAGCACCTCGAAGGCCTACGGGACTACGGACTACCGAGCCCTCTTGAAGTCGTGGCTGGACGGCACGCCCGAGGAGTGGGGTTTCCGCGAGGAGAACGCCACCGGGAAGATCGGCGGCGCGGCGCTGCCGATGGGCCTCAACCGCAAGCCGCACTACCGGGACGGCCTGCTGCTGGTCGGTGACGCGGGCGGCATGGTGAACCCGTTCAACGGCGAGGGCATCGGCTACGCGATGGAGTCGGCGCGGATCGCGGCGGAGTGCGTGGTGCAGGCCCTGGCCCGCACCGGTCCGAGCCGGGAGCGCGCGCTGCACGGCTACCCGGTGCGCATCGAGCAGGCGTTGGGCAGCTACTTCCGGATGGGCAACCTGTTCAGCCGGCTGATCGGCCACCCGACCATCATGCGCACCGCGACGAAGTACGGTCTACCTCGCAAGACGTTGATGAAACTGGTGCTGAAGCTGCTCGCTGGGCTTTACGACCCGAAGGACGGCGACTCGTTCGACCGCATCATCACCGCGGCCACGAAGCTCACCCCAACGGCCTAA
- a CDS encoding demethylmenaquinone methyltransferase: protein MSRAGLDKNPREVAEMFDGVAKGYDRTNSVMTLGFDRRWREWSRRVLDARAGERVLDLAAGTAVSTVEYAASGAWCVAADFSLGMLLGGAHRPVPKVAADALHLPFADNSFDAVTVSFGIRNFSDTEAALREMARVVRPGGRLVICEVSTPTFRPFRFVYMRYLLKILPFIARFVSSNPDAYKYLAESMRTWPDQRALGEIIARAGWDDIAWMNLTGGMVALHRAIKPEPAGETATVGEPEPGE from the coding sequence ATGTCGCGTGCCGGTCTGGACAAGAACCCCCGCGAGGTCGCCGAGATGTTCGACGGCGTGGCCAAGGGCTACGACCGCACGAACTCCGTCATGACGTTGGGGTTCGACCGGCGCTGGCGGGAGTGGAGTCGGCGGGTGCTCGACGCCCGTGCGGGGGAGCGGGTGCTCGACCTCGCGGCCGGTACGGCGGTGTCGACGGTGGAGTACGCCGCGTCCGGCGCTTGGTGCGTGGCGGCCGACTTCTCGCTCGGCATGCTGCTCGGCGGCGCGCACCGGCCGGTGCCCAAGGTGGCCGCCGACGCCTTGCACCTCCCGTTCGCCGACAACTCCTTCGACGCCGTCACCGTCTCCTTCGGGATCCGGAACTTCAGCGACACCGAGGCCGCCCTGCGGGAGATGGCTCGGGTGGTCCGGCCCGGTGGCCGGTTGGTGATCTGCGAGGTGTCCACGCCGACGTTCCGGCCCTTCCGGTTCGTCTACATGCGCTACCTGCTGAAGATCCTGCCGTTCATCGCGCGCTTCGTCTCGTCCAACCCCGACGCGTACAAGTACCTCGCCGAGTCCATGCGCACGTGGCCCGACCAGCGCGCCCTCGGCGAGATCATCGCCCGCGCCGGGTGGGACGACATCGCCTGGATGAACCTCACGGGGGGCATGGTCGCGCTGCACCGGGCGATCAAGCCCGAACCGGCGGGCGAAACGGCGACCGTGGGTGAGCCGGAACCCGGCGAGTGA
- a CDS encoding glycosyltransferase codes for MRIVQLANFYGPRSGGLRTALHHLGSGYAAAGHQVTLVVPGRRHADERLAPNVRRITLTAAGIPGTGGYRAVDPWRVRALLDHLRPDRLEVSDRVTLRGMGRWAAARGVPSVVISHERLDRLLEQFLLPPGLAARVADRANRRMAASYDTVVCTTEFAHQEFDRIGARNVARVPLGVDLRTFTPSRRDRGLKASLADGADALLVHCGRLSPEKHVERSVDTAAELHAAGHRVRLVIAGDGPRREALERRAAGLPVTFLGYVGKRTDVATLLATADVSLAPGPHETFGLAALEALASGTPIVVSASSALREIVRPDCGAAVPDHAPAFAGAVNALLDHPERTRRTAARARAEHYPWQAAVEGMLTALRIP; via the coding sequence ATGAGGATCGTCCAACTGGCCAACTTCTACGGCCCGCGATCCGGAGGGCTGCGCACCGCGCTGCACCACCTGGGCAGCGGGTACGCGGCGGCCGGCCACCAGGTAACGCTGGTCGTGCCCGGCCGCCGGCACGCCGACGAGCGACTGGCCCCGAACGTCCGCCGGATCACCCTCACCGCCGCCGGCATCCCCGGCACCGGCGGGTACCGGGCGGTCGACCCGTGGCGGGTGCGGGCCCTGCTCGACCACCTGCGCCCCGACCGCCTGGAAGTGTCGGACCGGGTGACCCTGCGCGGGATGGGGCGCTGGGCGGCGGCACGCGGCGTGCCGAGCGTGGTGATCTCCCACGAGCGGCTGGACCGCCTGCTGGAGCAGTTCCTGCTGCCGCCGGGCCTGGCCGCGCGGGTCGCGGACCGGGCGAACCGGCGGATGGCGGCGTCGTACGACACGGTCGTGTGCACGACGGAGTTCGCCCACCAGGAGTTCGACCGGATCGGTGCGCGCAACGTCGCACGGGTGCCGCTGGGCGTGGACCTGCGGACGTTCACGCCGAGCAGGCGCGACCGGGGGCTGAAGGCGAGCCTGGCGGACGGGGCGGACGCGCTGCTGGTGCACTGCGGGCGGCTGTCGCCGGAGAAGCACGTGGAGCGCAGCGTCGACACAGCCGCCGAACTCCACGCCGCCGGCCACCGGGTGCGCCTGGTCATAGCCGGCGACGGCCCGCGCCGCGAGGCGCTCGAACGCCGGGCGGCCGGCCTGCCGGTGACGTTCCTGGGCTACGTCGGGAAGCGGACCGACGTGGCGACCCTCCTGGCGACGGCCGACGTGTCCCTGGCCCCGGGCCCGCACGAGACGTTCGGCCTGGCGGCGCTGGAGGCGCTGGCGTCGGGCACGCCGATCGTGGTGTCGGCGTCATCGGCCCTGCGCGAGATCGTGCGCCCGGACTGCGGAGCCGCCGTCCCGGACCACGCCCCGGCGTTCGCGGGAGCCGTGAACGCCCTGCTGGACCACCCGGAACGAACGCGCCGCACAGCCGCCAGAGCCCGAGCCGAGCACTACCCGTGGCAGGCAGCCGTAGAAGGAATGCTCACCGCCCTCCGCATCCCGTAG
- a CDS encoding glycosyltransferase family 4 protein, translating to MRVAIVTESFLPQVNGVSNSVLRVLEHLRAHGHQALVVAPGAGEDQHHGTPVVRVPAVDLPRFSSLPVGVPTRKVLTALADFQPDVVHLASPFVMGARGVSAARRLGLPTVAVYQTDIAGFAGHYGLGLTARAAWRWTRRLHSQADRTLAPSTWAVEALREHGVPRVHRWGRGVDVDLFHPSRRDDALRRSLAPDGELLVGYVGRLSPEKQVERLRVLNDVPGVRLVVVGEGPEEAVLLRELPTAAFLGFRGGVELAAAYASLDVFVHTGPHETFCQAVQEALASGVPVVAPNAGGPRDLVQPDTGYLFGDDDELCAAVLELRDPLRRKRLGNAARRWVRGRTWAAVCDELLGHYAAVLGLPERRAA from the coding sequence GTGCGAGTAGCGATCGTCACCGAGAGCTTCCTGCCCCAGGTGAACGGGGTGAGCAACTCCGTCCTGCGCGTGCTGGAACACCTGCGCGCGCACGGCCACCAGGCCCTGGTCGTCGCACCCGGAGCGGGCGAGGACCAGCACCACGGCACCCCCGTGGTGCGCGTCCCCGCCGTCGACCTGCCGCGGTTCAGCTCTCTGCCGGTCGGGGTGCCGACCCGCAAGGTGCTGACCGCCCTCGCCGACTTCCAGCCCGACGTCGTGCACCTGGCGAGCCCGTTCGTGATGGGCGCGCGTGGGGTGTCGGCGGCGCGGCGGCTGGGGCTGCCCACCGTCGCCGTCTACCAGACCGACATCGCCGGGTTCGCCGGCCACTACGGGCTCGGGCTGACCGCGCGGGCCGCGTGGCGGTGGACGAGACGGCTGCACAGCCAGGCCGACCGCACGCTCGCCCCCTCGACCTGGGCCGTCGAGGCGTTGCGGGAGCACGGCGTGCCGCGCGTGCACCGGTGGGGACGCGGCGTCGACGTCGACCTGTTCCACCCCTCCCGCCGCGACGACGCCCTGCGCCGCTCGCTCGCGCCGGACGGCGAGCTGCTCGTCGGGTACGTCGGGCGGCTGTCGCCGGAGAAGCAGGTCGAGCGGCTGCGCGTGCTCAACGACGTGCCCGGGGTGCGGCTGGTCGTCGTGGGGGAGGGACCGGAGGAGGCCGTGCTGCTGCGCGAACTGCCCACAGCGGCGTTCCTCGGGTTCCGGGGCGGGGTCGAGCTGGCGGCGGCGTACGCGTCGCTGGACGTGTTCGTGCACACCGGGCCGCACGAGACGTTCTGCCAGGCGGTGCAGGAAGCTCTGGCCAGCGGGGTGCCCGTCGTGGCGCCGAACGCGGGCGGACCGCGCGACCTCGTCCAGCCCGACACCGGGTACCTGTTCGGCGACGACGACGAGCTGTGCGCGGCCGTGCTGGAACTGCGCGACCCGTTGCGGCGCAAGCGGCTGGGCAACGCGGCGCGGCGGTGGGTCCGGGGACGGACGTGGGCGGCCGTGTGCGACGAGCTGCTGGGCCACTACGCCGCCGTGCTCGGCCTGCCGGAGCGACGCGCGGCATGA
- a CDS encoding inositol monophosphatase family protein gives MTVLSSRPAQPVDPGLVSIALEIAGRLANDASDVIMATAGRGAQPDDDTYPFDWVTDTDRTLERHTRRVLTAEFPDIPVFCEDTDVDVSSDAEFRWVVDPVDGTANYVAGVPWCAYSLALVDRWGPVVGVVADPYRAQIYAAARGRGMRANGTPVKLGGQAVSSIVCTEMTRTGPWPGMGEFISRAAVSGTGVRVLGSKALAVAQVALGHAAAAVLHSYHEWDVAGAVALAVESGAAVLDRRGEDAPLPVDGLLVAMPQVAEEVLEWWQSSMVR, from the coding sequence ATGACCGTCTTGTCGTCCCGGCCCGCCCAGCCCGTCGATCCCGGACTGGTGTCGATCGCGCTGGAGATAGCGGGCCGCCTCGCCAACGACGCGTCGGACGTCATCATGGCGACGGCGGGCCGCGGTGCCCAGCCCGATGACGACACCTACCCGTTCGACTGGGTGACCGACACCGATCGCACCCTGGAGCGGCACACCCGGCGGGTGCTGACCGCGGAGTTCCCCGACATCCCGGTGTTCTGCGAGGACACCGACGTGGACGTGTCGTCGGACGCCGAGTTCCGCTGGGTGGTGGACCCGGTGGACGGCACGGCGAACTACGTGGCGGGGGTTCCGTGGTGCGCGTACAGCCTGGCGCTGGTGGACCGCTGGGGCCCGGTGGTGGGCGTGGTGGCGGACCCGTACCGGGCGCAGATCTACGCCGCCGCGCGCGGGCGCGGGATGCGGGCTAACGGGACGCCGGTGAAGCTCGGCGGCCAGGCGGTGAGCTCGATCGTGTGCACGGAGATGACGCGAACGGGTCCGTGGCCGGGGATGGGCGAGTTCATCTCGCGGGCGGCGGTGTCCGGGACGGGCGTGCGGGTGCTGGGGTCCAAGGCGCTGGCGGTGGCCCAGGTGGCGTTGGGGCACGCGGCGGCGGCCGTGCTGCACAGCTACCACGAGTGGGACGTGGCGGGTGCGGTGGCGCTGGCGGTGGAGTCGGGGGCGGCGGTGCTGGACCGGCGGGGCGAGGACGCGCCGCTGCCGGTGGACGGGCTGCTGGTGGCGATGCCGCAGGTCGCCGAGGAGGTCCTGGAGTGGTGGCAGTCCTCGATGGTCCGCTGA
- the paaE gene encoding 1,2-phenylacetyl-CoA epoxidase subunit PaaE, translating into MARPVFHKLTVAAVDRLCDDAVAVTFDVPEGSVAEFAFRAGQYLTVKLGEERRSYSICAPVGAAPRIGVRRVDGGLFSEHLVDRVQRGDVLEVLPPLGNFTPGAGEHHGLVVAGSGITPALSIAATVLASGARVTLLYGNRRADTVMFTEELADLKDRYPSRFQLVHVLSREPRDVELFSGRLDAEKLRALFDTVVPFDFIDQWWLCGPYGLVRDAQDVLSERGVDASAVHHELFYVDEPPPPPRRAEEVLESAAEGTVILDGRTTTVPLPPDTPILDAAQRVRSDLPFACKGGVCGTCRALVVSGEVDMRRNYALEPREVAAGFVLTCQSVPVTPSVTIDYDA; encoded by the coding sequence GGCTCGGTCGCCGAGTTCGCGTTCCGCGCCGGGCAGTACCTGACGGTGAAGCTCGGCGAGGAACGCCGCTCGTACTCCATCTGCGCCCCGGTCGGGGCCGCGCCCCGGATCGGCGTGCGCCGGGTCGACGGCGGCCTGTTCTCCGAACACCTCGTGGACCGCGTCCAGCGCGGTGACGTGCTCGAAGTGCTGCCGCCGCTGGGCAACTTCACGCCCGGAGCCGGCGAGCACCACGGGCTGGTCGTCGCCGGGTCCGGCATCACGCCCGCGCTGTCCATCGCCGCCACCGTGCTGGCCTCCGGCGCGCGCGTCACCCTGCTCTACGGCAACCGGCGCGCGGACACCGTGATGTTCACCGAGGAACTGGCCGATCTGAAAGACCGCTACCCGTCGCGGTTCCAGCTCGTGCACGTGCTGTCCCGCGAACCACGCGACGTGGAGCTGTTCAGCGGGCGTTTGGACGCCGAGAAGCTGCGTGCGCTCTTCGACACCGTGGTGCCGTTCGACTTCATCGACCAGTGGTGGCTGTGCGGGCCTTACGGGCTCGTGCGCGACGCGCAGGACGTGCTGTCGGAACGGGGCGTGGACGCCTCGGCCGTGCACCACGAGCTGTTCTACGTCGACGAGCCGCCGCCCCCGCCCCGCCGGGCCGAAGAGGTGCTGGAATCGGCCGCCGAAGGCACGGTGATCCTCGACGGCCGCACCACGACCGTGCCGCTGCCGCCCGACACGCCGATCCTCGACGCCGCCCAGCGCGTGCGCTCCGACCTGCCGTTCGCCTGCAAGGGCGGGGTGTGCGGGACGTGCCGCGCGCTGGTCGTGTCCGGGGAGGTCGACATGCGCCGCAACTACGCCCTGGAACCCCGCGAAGTCGCGGCGGGCTTCGTCCTGACCTGCCAGTCCGTGCCCGTGACGCCCTCGGTGACGATCGATTACGACGCCTAG